One window of the Perca fluviatilis chromosome 5, GENO_Pfluv_1.0, whole genome shotgun sequence genome contains the following:
- the zgc:101663 gene encoding alpha-1,3-mannosyl-glycoprotein 4-beta-N-acetylglucosaminyltransferase C isoform X1, with protein sequence MRRHSKKNVVLAVLLIIGGLYFISHSNFLIAGPSRPQEPIPNELTWQTERLVSKESWVEQGDYLPLNVSYQLLAGAPSTQQRYLTVGLSSVKRKKGTYLIPTLKSLFSQSSPEERSSMVVVVLLADFDVSWRVTTAREIKTAFASELEQGQLVVLHVPQDVYPPLTGLKRNYNDAPERVSFRSKQNLDYSFLTHYSASLGRYYLQLEDDVSSAKNFLSTIRRRVEEQEAKKTTWAMLEFSALGYIGKLYKSAHLPLLARFLFLFYQEMPCDWLMTRFRELMTQKETILFKPSLFQHMGTFSSFQGTYNKLKDKDFEEGLYTNPLAEVYSDMSTYKKQFPKLAWEPGEGFFWGRSPEKGNHLTVVFAEPTVVTGVYVETGSGGKDLLESAQVELGHDVITTEKEEKSCKEFQSAGTLENGKFEMQDMDKRYGSASSCLRIQVTAAQKDWVIIKKIRISTKLSTPSRQA encoded by the exons aTGCGACGTCATTCAAAGAAGAATGTTGTTTTGGCAGTGCTGCTTATCATCGGAGGATTATATTTCATTAGCCATTCGAACTTCCTTATTGCt GGCCCATCAAGGCCACAGGAACCAATTCCAAATGAGTTAACTTGGCAAACGGAGAGGTTGGTTAGTAAGGAGTCCTGGGTGGAACAGGGAGATTACCTGCCTCTCAATGTGTCCTATCAGCTGCTTGCTGGAGCACCATCCACTCAGCAGA GGTATTTAACAGTTGGGTTATCCTCGGTGAAGAGGAAGAAGGGCACCTATCTAATCCCCACCTTGAAGTCCCTCTTCTCCCAGTCCTCTCCTGAAGAGCGCTCCTCCATGGTGGTGGTAGTGCTGCTGGCAGATTTCGATGTCAGCTGGAGAGTCACTACCGCGAGGGAGATCAAAACTGCATTTGCCTCGGAGCTGGAACAGGGCCAGCTGGTGGTCCTCCACGTTCCTCAGGATGTTTACCCTCCTCTTACAG GTCTAAAGAGGAACTACAACGATGCTCCAGAAAGGGTGTCGTTCCGCTCCAAGCAGAACCTGGACTACTCCTTCCTGACCCACTACAGTGCCAGCCTCGGTCGATACTACCTCCAGCTGGAGGACGACGTCTCCTCCGCAAAGAATTTCCTTTCCACCATCAGGAGGCGCGTTGAGGAGCAAGAGGCGAAGAAGACCACCTGGGCAATGCTGGAGTTCTCGGCCCTCGGCTATATTGGCAAACTCTACAAATCCGCTCATCTTCCTCTCCTGGCCcgctttctcttcctcttctaccAGGAAATGCCCTGCGACTGGTTGATGACGCGCTTCCGAGAGCTGATGACTCAGAAGGAGACGATCCTCTTCAAACCCTCGCTGTTCCAACACATGGGGACTTTCTCCTCGTTCCAAGGGACGTACAACAAGCTGAAGGACAAGGACTTTGAGGAGGGGTTGTATACCAATCCTCTAGCTGAGGTTTATTCGGATATGTCGACCTACAAGAAACAATTCCCCAAACTGGCCTGGGAACCTGGCGAGGGATTTTTCTGGGGGCGCTCCCCGGAGAAAGGAAATCACCTGACTGTGGTGTTCGCAGAGCCGACCGTGGTGACGGGGGTGTATGTAGAAACCGGGTCAGGGGGCAAAGACCTCCTAGAGTCGGCTCAGGTGGAGCTCGGCCACGACGTGATTACCAccgagaaagaggagaagagttGTAAAGAGTTCCAGTCAGCGGGGACGTTGGAGAACGGGAAGTTTGAGATGCAGGACATGGACAAGCGGTACGGCTCCGCCTCTTCCTGTCTCAGGATCCAAGTCACAGCTGCACAGAAGGATTGGGTAATCATCAAGAAAATCaggatctcaacaaagctgagtaCACCTTCACGCCAAGCCTAG
- the cfap126 gene encoding protein Flattop, with product MFSYSANQYDSAFKPRRLQNWCETNVKHFKERPTAHEGHTTFIADERGHLLPGVVKKGSAWTDFKGTWDLPARIPAHRINPTGRSVDGLNMLKSWGIDPQHTGKSQPHRGSKDTDRLQDVGQQNNEDVQQDSAALCPAAGPVLDSRPDTGKVRPASNVSAEAASQEGPTSSEHGHKDEQQEQ from the exons ATGTTCAGTTACTCGGCAAACCAG TATGACAGTGCATTCAAGCCGCGTCGACTGCAGAACTGGTGCGAGACTAACGTTAAGCACTTTAAAGAG agaccCACTGCACATGAGGGCCACACCACCTTTATTGCCGATGAAAGAGGACATCTGCTCCCAGGAGTGGTGAAG AAGGGCAGTGCATGGACAGACTTTAAGGGGACCTGGGATCTACCTGCTCGTATCCCAGCCCACCGCATAAACCCTACAGGCCGCTCTGTGGATGGTCTCAACATGCTGAAGTCGTGGGGCATTGACCCACAGCACACTGGCAAATCTCAGCCACACAGAGGCAGCAAAGACACAGATAGGCTGCAGGATGTTGGCCAGCAG AACAATGAGGATGTACAGCAGGACAGTGCTGCCCTTTGTCCTGCAGCTGGGCCAGTACTCGACAGCAGGCCCGACACTGGCAAGGTGAGACCAGCCAGCAATGTATCAGCAGAAGCAGCCAGCCAAGAAGGGCCGACCTCCTCTGAGCATGGGCACAAAGATGAACAGCAAGAGCAGTGA
- the ccnq gene encoding cyclin-Q, translating to MEGPSSRVQATRDRPLWPAGRRESGGDAESDRDIKTHFRVCRFIMETGVKLGMRSVPVTTACVLYHRFFERVSLHAYEPYLVAMSCVYLAGKVEEQHIRTRDILNVSHRYFNSGSAPLECDKEFWDLRDSVVQCELLILRQLNFHVSFEHPHKYLLHYLLSVKSLVNRHAWSRTPIAETSWALLRDCYHGAMCIRHTPQHIAIATLHLALNSYGVELPVGEKEWWQVLCVDVTKADIDAVISDLLQLYDMEAKCI from the exons ATGGAGGGTCCATCCTCTCGTGTACAGGCCACCCGGGACCGACCGCTGTGGCCGGCGGGCAGGAGAGAGTCTGGCGGTGATGCGGAGTCCGACCGGgacataaaaacacactttcGTGTCTGTCGCTTCATTATGGAGACAG gagtgaagctgggTATGCGCTCGGTGCCTGTGACCACGGCGTGTGTGTTGTACCACCGTTTCTTTGAACGTGTCAGCCTGCATGCGTATGAGCCCTACCTGGTGGCCATGAGCTGTGTGTACCTGGCTGGCAAAGTGGAGGAGCAGCACATCAGGACCCGTGACATCCTCAACGTAAGCCATAG GTATTTCAACAGTGGCAGTGCTCCTCTGGAGTGTGACAAGGAGTTCTGGGATTTGAGGGACAGCGTGGTGCAGTGTGAGCTCCTTATCCTCCGACAGCTCAACTTCCACGTCTCCTTTGAACACCCTCACAAG TATTTACTCCACTACCTGCTGTCTGTGAAGTCGCTCGTGAACCGCCACGCTTGGTCTCGAACCCCTATCGCTGAGACTTCCTGGGCGTTGCTTAGGGACTGTTACCATGGAGCTATGTGCATCCGCCACACACCCCAGCACATTGCCATAGCAACGCTGCACCTGGCTCTGAACAGCTACGGAGTGGAGCTGCCTGTCGGGGAGAAAGAGTGGTGGCAG gtGCTGTGTGTGGACGTGACCAAAGCGGACATCGACGCTGTGATCTCTGACCTTCTTCAACTCTACGACATGGAGGCCAAGTGCATCTGA
- the zgc:101663 gene encoding alpha-1,3-mannosyl-glycoprotein 4-beta-N-acetylglucosaminyltransferase C isoform X2, which produces MRRHSKKNVVLAVLLIIGGLYFISHSNFLIAGPSRPQEPIPNELTWQTERLVSKESWVEQGDYLPLNVSYQLLAGAPSTQQSLKRNYNDAPERVSFRSKQNLDYSFLTHYSASLGRYYLQLEDDVSSAKNFLSTIRRRVEEQEAKKTTWAMLEFSALGYIGKLYKSAHLPLLARFLFLFYQEMPCDWLMTRFRELMTQKETILFKPSLFQHMGTFSSFQGTYNKLKDKDFEEGLYTNPLAEVYSDMSTYKKQFPKLAWEPGEGFFWGRSPEKGNHLTVVFAEPTVVTGVYVETGSGGKDLLESAQVELGHDVITTEKEEKSCKEFQSAGTLENGKFEMQDMDKRYGSASSCLRIQVTAAQKDWVIIKKIRISTKLSTPSRQA; this is translated from the exons aTGCGACGTCATTCAAAGAAGAATGTTGTTTTGGCAGTGCTGCTTATCATCGGAGGATTATATTTCATTAGCCATTCGAACTTCCTTATTGCt GGCCCATCAAGGCCACAGGAACCAATTCCAAATGAGTTAACTTGGCAAACGGAGAGGTTGGTTAGTAAGGAGTCCTGGGTGGAACAGGGAGATTACCTGCCTCTCAATGTGTCCTATCAGCTGCTTGCTGGAGCACCATCCACTCAGCAGA GTCTAAAGAGGAACTACAACGATGCTCCAGAAAGGGTGTCGTTCCGCTCCAAGCAGAACCTGGACTACTCCTTCCTGACCCACTACAGTGCCAGCCTCGGTCGATACTACCTCCAGCTGGAGGACGACGTCTCCTCCGCAAAGAATTTCCTTTCCACCATCAGGAGGCGCGTTGAGGAGCAAGAGGCGAAGAAGACCACCTGGGCAATGCTGGAGTTCTCGGCCCTCGGCTATATTGGCAAACTCTACAAATCCGCTCATCTTCCTCTCCTGGCCcgctttctcttcctcttctaccAGGAAATGCCCTGCGACTGGTTGATGACGCGCTTCCGAGAGCTGATGACTCAGAAGGAGACGATCCTCTTCAAACCCTCGCTGTTCCAACACATGGGGACTTTCTCCTCGTTCCAAGGGACGTACAACAAGCTGAAGGACAAGGACTTTGAGGAGGGGTTGTATACCAATCCTCTAGCTGAGGTTTATTCGGATATGTCGACCTACAAGAAACAATTCCCCAAACTGGCCTGGGAACCTGGCGAGGGATTTTTCTGGGGGCGCTCCCCGGAGAAAGGAAATCACCTGACTGTGGTGTTCGCAGAGCCGACCGTGGTGACGGGGGTGTATGTAGAAACCGGGTCAGGGGGCAAAGACCTCCTAGAGTCGGCTCAGGTGGAGCTCGGCCACGACGTGATTACCAccgagaaagaggagaagagttGTAAAGAGTTCCAGTCAGCGGGGACGTTGGAGAACGGGAAGTTTGAGATGCAGGACATGGACAAGCGGTACGGCTCCGCCTCTTCCTGTCTCAGGATCCAAGTCACAGCTGCACAGAAGGATTGGGTAATCATCAAGAAAATCaggatctcaacaaagctgagtaCACCTTCACGCCAAGCCTAG